From Buchnera aphidicola (Aphis helianthi), the proteins below share one genomic window:
- a CDS encoding transglycosylase SLT domain-containing protein, whose translation MTLKALIFSIIFVLGCNKSLIIKKTFSLNKKQIEKTIDHWHYFIKHASNKYDVDEKLIKSIIYVESSGNPFAKSSSNAIGLMQIKASAAGLDIYRLNGKQGQPSLAELYNPRININIGTSYISLLQKKNLFGIKNKEIMRYATIVSYVNGANALLKMFSKDKNTAIKIINTMTINTFFKNMKKHPSKQASNYLEKVIKIYKLI comes from the coding sequence GTGACATTAAAAGCTCTGATTTTTTCAATTATTTTTGTTTTAGGTTGTAATAAGTCTTTAATAATAAAAAAAACATTTTCTTTAAATAAAAAACAAATCGAAAAAACAATTGATCATTGGCATTATTTTATTAAACATGCATCAAATAAATATGATGTTGATGAAAAATTAATTAAATCTATTATATACGTTGAATCTTCTGGAAATCCTTTCGCTAAGAGTAGTTCTAATGCAATTGGATTAATGCAAATTAAAGCATCTGCAGCTGGTTTAGATATATATCGATTAAATGGTAAACAAGGTCAACCATCATTAGCAGAACTATATAATCCTAGAATTAATATTAATATTGGAACTTCATATATTAGTTTATTACAAAAAAAAAATTTATTTGGTATTAAAAATAAAGAAATCATGCGATATGCAACTATTGTTTCTTATGTTAACGGAGCAAATGCATTATTAAAAATGTTTTCTAAAGATAAAAATACAGCTATCAAAATTATAAATACTATGACAATAAATACATTTTTTAAAAATATGAAAAAACACCCTTCTAAACAAGCATCAAATTATTTAGAAAAAGTCATAAAAATTTATAAATTAATTTAG